From the Musa acuminata AAA Group cultivar baxijiao unplaced genomic scaffold, Cavendish_Baxijiao_AAA HiC_scaffold_934, whole genome shotgun sequence genome, one window contains:
- the LOC135665053 gene encoding photosystem II D2 protein, with the protein MTITLGKFTKEENDLFDIMDDWLRRDRFVFVGWSGLLLFPCAYFALGGWFTGTTFVTSWYTHGLASSYLEGCNFLTAAVSTPANSLAHSLLLLWGPEAQGDFTRWCQLGGLWTFVALHGAFALIGFMLRQFELARSVQLRPYNAIAFSAPIAVFVSVFLIYPLGQSGWFFAPSFGVAAIFRFILFFQGFHNWTLNPFHMMGVAGVLGAALLCAIHGATVENTLFEDGDGANTFRAFNPTQAEETYSMVTANRFWSQIFGVAFSNKRWLHFFMLFVPVTGLWMSAIGVVGLALNLRAYDFVSQEIRAAEDPEFETFYTKNILLNEGIRAWMAAQDQPHENLIFPEEVLPRGNAL; encoded by the coding sequence ATGACTATAACCCTTGGTAAATTtaccaaagaagaaaatgatctaTTTGATATTATGGATGATTGGTTACGGAGGGACCGTTTCGTTTTTGTAGGTTGGTCCGGCCTATTGCTCTTTCCTTGTGCTTATTTCGCTTTAGGAGGTTGGTTTACAGGTACAACTTTTGTAACTTCATGGTATACCCATGGATTGGCGAGTTCCTATTTGGAAGGTTGCAATTTCTTAACCGCTGCAGTTTCCACTCCTGCGAATAGTTTAGCACATTCTTTGTTGCTACTATGGGGTCCTGAAGCACAAGGAGATTTTACTCGTTGGTGTCAATTAGGCGGTCTGTGGACTTTTGTTGCTCTCCATGGTGCTTTCGCACTAATAGGTTTCATGTTACGTCAATTCGAACTTGCTCGATCTGTTCAATTGCGACCTTATAATGCAATCGCATTCTCTGCTCCAATTGCTGTTTTTGTTTCAGTATTCTTGATTTATCCACTGGGTCAATCTGGTTGGTTCTTTGCACCTAGTTTTGGCGTAGCAGCCATATTTCgattcatcctcttcttccaagGGTTTCATAATTGGACGTTGAACCCATTTCATATGATGGGAGTTGCCGGAGTATTAGGCGCTGCTCTGCTATGCGCTATTCATGGTGCTACCGTAGAAAATACTTTATTCGAAGATGGTGACGGTGCAAATACATTTCGTGCTTTTAACCCAACTCAAGCCGAAGAGACTTATTCAATGGTCACTGCTAACCGTTTTTGGTCCCAAATCTTTGGGGTTGCTTTTTCCAATAAACGTTGGTTACATTTCTTTATGCTATTTGTACCCGTAACTGGTTTATGGATGAGTGCTATTGGGGTAGTCGGTCTGGCTCTGAATCTACGTGCCTATGACTTCGTTTCCCAAGAAATCCGTGCAGCGGAAGATCCTGAATTTGAGACTTTCTACAccaaaaatattctcttaaacgaaGGTATTCGTGCTTGGATGGCGGCTCAGGATCAGCCTCATGAAAACCTTATATTCCCTGAGGAGGTTCTACCACGTGGAAACGCTCTTTAA